In Halorussus limi, a genomic segment contains:
- the meaB gene encoding methylmalonyl Co-A mutase-associated GTPase MeaB, with amino-acid sequence MSGEPDHAELVEDLLAGKHRALARVITKIENRAPGYRNLVSQLHQHTGDAEVVGITGSPGAGKSTLVDKMANYYRERGETVGVIAVDPSSPFTGGAVLGDRIRMASNVGDMDVFFRSMSARGTLGGLSTATTDAVKALDAFGKDKILIETVGAGQNEIDIVKSADTVAVLVPPGSGDDVQMLKAGILEIADVFVVNKADLDGADRTVQELREMVHMQQDNTASLATGHHGAGSTGGHGEDGESDDHDEGEETEHWEPQIVETVAKDGEGVEELVQTLADHADYLEASGLLEEKARMRYAEEIRNLLRDDVGTLLETEIERRGGIEAFAQQVLERETDPYSVADEIIGPLEDCVDQ; translated from the coding sequence ATGAGCGGCGAACCCGACCACGCCGAACTGGTCGAGGACCTGCTGGCGGGCAAACACCGGGCGCTCGCCCGCGTCATCACCAAAATCGAGAACCGCGCACCGGGCTACCGGAACCTGGTCTCGCAACTCCACCAGCACACCGGCGACGCCGAGGTCGTCGGTATCACGGGGAGCCCCGGCGCCGGCAAGTCGACGCTCGTGGACAAGATGGCGAACTACTACCGCGAGCGCGGCGAGACGGTCGGCGTCATCGCCGTCGACCCCTCCTCGCCGTTCACGGGCGGCGCCGTACTGGGCGACCGCATCCGGATGGCGAGCAACGTCGGCGACATGGACGTGTTCTTCCGGTCGATGTCGGCCCGGGGCACGCTCGGCGGCCTCTCGACCGCCACCACCGACGCCGTCAAGGCCCTCGACGCGTTCGGCAAGGACAAGATACTCATCGAGACGGTCGGCGCCGGCCAGAACGAGATAGACATCGTGAAGTCCGCGGACACCGTCGCGGTGCTGGTCCCGCCGGGGAGCGGCGACGACGTCCAGATGCTGAAGGCGGGCATCCTCGAAATCGCCGACGTGTTCGTCGTCAACAAGGCCGACCTCGACGGCGCGGACCGCACCGTGCAGGAACTCCGGGAGATGGTCCACATGCAACAGGACAACACCGCCAGTCTCGCCACGGGCCACCACGGCGCGGGTTCGACCGGCGGCCACGGGGAAGACGGCGAGTCCGACGACCATGACGAAGGCGAGGAGACCGAACACTGGGAGCCCCAAATCGTGGAGACGGTCGCCAAGGACGGCGAGGGCGTCGAGGAACTGGTTCAGACGCTCGCCGACCACGCCGACTACCTCGAAGCCTCTGGCCTGCTCGAAGAGAAGGCCCGGATGCGCTACGCGGAGGAGATTCGCAACCTGCTCCGGGACGACGTGGGTACGCTGCTGGAGACCGAAATCGAGCGCCGGGGCGGCATCGAGGCGTTCGCCCAACAGGTGCTCGAACGCGAGACCGACCCCTACTCGGTCGCCGACGAGATTATCGGGCCGCTCGAAGACTGCGTAGACCAGTAG
- a CDS encoding cobalamin B12-binding domain-containing protein produces MSADQEQQSIRCLVAKVGLDGHDRGAHVIARAFRDAGFEVIYSGLHNAPDEIVQAAVQEDVNVLGISILSGAHNTLVPKIIDGLKEYDAFEDTLILVGGVVPDDDKAELKELGVAEVFGPGTPMEETIEFVRENAPER; encoded by the coding sequence ATGAGCGCAGACCAGGAACAGCAGTCGATTCGCTGTCTCGTCGCCAAGGTCGGACTCGACGGTCACGACCGCGGCGCACACGTCATCGCGCGGGCGTTCCGCGACGCCGGGTTCGAGGTCATCTACTCCGGCCTCCACAACGCGCCCGACGAAATCGTGCAGGCCGCGGTCCAAGAGGACGTGAACGTCCTCGGCATCTCCATCCTCTCGGGCGCCCACAACACCCTCGTTCCCAAGATTATCGACGGACTGAAAGAGTACGACGCCTTCGAGGACACGCTGATTCTCGTCGGCGGTGTCGTGCCCGACGACGACAAGGCGGAACTCAAGGAACTGGGCGTCGCCGAGGTGTTCGGCCCCGGCACCCCGATGGAAGAGACCATCGAGTTCGTCCGCGAGAACGCTCCCGAGCGATGA
- the rpl12p gene encoding 50S ribosomal protein P1 — translation MEYVYSALILNESGEEINEENLTNVLEAAGVDVEESRVKALVAALEDVDIDEAVEQAAAVPAGGAAAGGAAAEGGAEDEGADEDEAEEEAADEDEGDDDEDDEASGEGLGELFG, via the coding sequence ATGGAATACGTTTACTCCGCACTCATCCTGAACGAATCGGGCGAAGAGATCAACGAAGAGAACCTCACCAACGTGCTCGAGGCCGCGGGCGTCGACGTCGAGGAGTCCCGCGTCAAGGCGCTCGTCGCCGCGCTCGAGGACGTCGACATCGACGAGGCCGTCGAGCAGGCCGCGGCCGTGCCCGCTGGCGGTGCCGCAGCGGGCGGCGCTGCCGCAGAGGGCGGTGCCGAGGACGAGGGCGCCGACGAGGACGAGGCCGAAGAGGAAGCGGCCGACGAAGACGAAGGCGACGACGACGAGGACGACGAGGCCAGCGGCGAGGGTCTCGGCGAACTCTTCGGGTAA
- a CDS encoding 50S ribosomal protein L10 translates to MSAERKTETIPQWKKEEVDDIVDLIEGYSSVGIVNVTGIPSRQLQTMRRNLHGSAELRISRNTLLERALDEVDEGVEELKQYISGEVGLIGTNDNPFGLFQQLEASKSPAPIGAGEVAPNEIVIPEGDTGVDPGPFVGELQSIGAAARIMEGSIHVTEDSVVAEEGDEVSEDVANVLAELGMEPKEVGLDLRGVFSDGVLFEADELAIDVEEYRADIEAAAARARNLSVNAVYPTAQTAPTLVQKAEGEAKSLGLQAEIESPDVVPDLVSKADGQVRALAAQIDDEEALPEELSDVEAPAAGGADEESTDEETESDTEAEDADAEDDEEDDDGDDGGDALGAMFG, encoded by the coding sequence ATGTCGGCCGAACGCAAGACCGAGACCATCCCCCAGTGGAAGAAAGAGGAGGTCGACGACATCGTCGACCTCATCGAAGGGTACAGTAGCGTCGGCATCGTCAACGTGACGGGCATCCCGTCGCGCCAGCTACAGACGATGCGGCGCAACCTCCACGGGAGCGCGGAACTGCGCATCAGCCGGAACACGCTGCTCGAACGCGCCCTCGACGAAGTCGACGAGGGCGTCGAGGAGCTGAAGCAGTACATCTCCGGCGAAGTCGGGCTCATCGGCACGAACGACAACCCGTTCGGGCTGTTCCAGCAGCTCGAAGCCTCGAAGAGTCCCGCCCCCATCGGCGCGGGCGAGGTCGCGCCCAACGAAATCGTCATCCCCGAGGGTGACACGGGCGTCGACCCCGGTCCGTTCGTGGGCGAACTCCAGAGCATCGGTGCCGCGGCCCGCATCATGGAAGGGTCCATCCACGTCACCGAGGACAGCGTCGTCGCCGAGGAAGGCGACGAGGTGTCCGAAGACGTGGCCAACGTCCTCGCGGAACTCGGCATGGAGCCGAAGGAAGTGGGACTGGACCTTCGCGGCGTCTTCTCCGACGGCGTCCTGTTCGAGGCCGACGAACTGGCCATCGACGTCGAGGAGTACCGCGCGGACATCGAGGCCGCCGCGGCCCGCGCCCGGAACCTCTCGGTCAACGCGGTCTACCCGACCGCCCAGACCGCGCCGACGCTCGTCCAGAAGGCCGAGGGCGAGGCCAAGAGCCTCGGTCTCCAGGCCGAAATCGAGAGCCCGGACGTCGTGCCGGACCTCGTGAGCAAGGCGGACGGACAGGTTCGTGCGCTCGCTGCGCAGATCGACGACGAGGAGGCGCTCCCCGAGGAGCTCTCCGACGTCGAAGCTCCCGCCGCGGGCGGCGCCGACGAGGAATCGACCGACGAAGAAACCGAATCCGACACCGAGGCCGAGGACGCCGACGCCGAAGACGACGAGGAGGACGACGACGGCGACGACGGCGGCGACGCGCTCGGCGCGATGTTCGGATAA
- a CDS encoding 50S ribosomal protein L1, whose translation MADQEIEQAVSRALEDAPERNFRETVDLAINLRDLDLNEPSNRVDESIVLPSGTGQETKIVVFAEGETALRAEDVADEVFDGDDLEDLGDDDDDAKDLADETDFFIAEAAMMQDIGRYLGTILGPRGKMPEPLQPDDDVVEVVSRMKNTVQLRSGDRRTFHTRVGAEDMDAEEIADNIDVILRRLHSNLEKGPLNIDNVYVKTTMGPSVEVA comes from the coding sequence ATGGCAGATCAGGAGATAGAGCAAGCAGTCTCTCGCGCACTCGAGGATGCACCCGAGCGGAACTTCCGCGAAACGGTGGACCTCGCGATTAACTTGCGCGATCTCGATTTGAACGAACCGTCGAACCGCGTAGACGAAAGTATCGTCCTTCCGTCCGGCACCGGACAGGAGACGAAGATCGTCGTGTTCGCAGAGGGCGAGACCGCCCTCCGCGCCGAAGACGTTGCCGACGAAGTCTTCGATGGCGACGACCTCGAAGACCTCGGCGACGACGACGACGATGCGAAGGACCTCGCCGACGAGACCGACTTCTTCATCGCCGAAGCGGCGATGATGCAAGACATCGGTCGGTACCTCGGTACCATCCTCGGTCCCCGAGGGAAGATGCCGGAACCGCTTCAGCCCGACGACGACGTGGTCGAAGTCGTCAGTCGGATGAAGAACACGGTCCAGCTTCGGAGCGGCGACCGCCGGACCTTCCACACCCGCGTCGGCGCGGAGGACATGGACGCGGAGGAGATCGCCGACAACATCGACGTGATTCTCCGCCGACTCCACTCGAACCTCGAGAAGGGTCCGCTCAACATCGACAACGTCTACGTCAAGACGACGATGGGACCGTCCGTGGAGGTGGCCTAA
- a CDS encoding SRPBCC family protein → MDSVELSTVVYVPPEEAYDFLVDFQGYANYSKYLERVERNGDGGPGTEYDIHLQWWKLDYVVRSEVTEFDRPERIGWRITKDLRAHGEWRVEPEPDAAPPDRDSASRVRLVIEFDADSASSDMLDLPRLVSLDRVIGKVKPLVLKEAERVVERIVADLEGQHREVELTLHESPDTV, encoded by the coding sequence GTGGACAGCGTCGAACTCAGCACCGTCGTCTACGTGCCGCCCGAGGAGGCCTACGACTTTCTCGTCGATTTTCAGGGGTACGCGAACTACTCGAAGTACCTCGAACGCGTCGAGCGCAACGGCGACGGCGGTCCCGGGACGGAGTACGACATTCATCTCCAGTGGTGGAAACTCGACTACGTCGTGCGGTCGGAGGTGACGGAGTTCGACCGCCCGGAGCGAATCGGCTGGCGCATCACTAAAGACCTACGCGCGCACGGGGAGTGGCGGGTCGAACCCGAACCCGACGCCGCGCCACCGGACCGCGACTCCGCCTCGCGGGTTCGGCTCGTCATCGAGTTCGACGCCGACTCGGCGAGTTCCGACATGCTAGACCTGCCCCGACTCGTCTCGCTCGACAGAGTCATCGGCAAGGTCAAACCGCTCGTCCTGAAGGAGGCCGAGCGCGTCGTCGAGCGAATCGTGGCGGACCTCGAAGGCCAGCACCGCGAGGTCGAGTTGACGCTCCACGAGTCGCCCGACACGGTGTAG
- a CDS encoding plastocyanin/azurin family copper-binding protein, whose translation MSTEGSESVTRRGFMRAATSTAAAAGAAGTAAAESQETSSGGGGTKEVIVGPGGSLVFEPAEVTIAPGTTVKWVWESDNHNVVPSSQPEGANWQGTDGAPSKTYNTGHEYSHTFETTGTYEYYCQPHETAGMVGTVTVQEGGASTGGGGPAIPSSAKTLGVATTAALVFTLGLAYFFMKYGGDYGQAE comes from the coding sequence ATGAGTACGGAAGGAAGCGAGTCGGTCACGCGGCGCGGATTCATGCGGGCCGCCACGAGTACCGCGGCGGCCGCGGGCGCGGCGGGAACCGCCGCGGCCGAGAGTCAGGAGACGAGTTCCGGCGGCGGCGGGACGAAGGAAGTCATCGTCGGTCCCGGCGGGAGCCTCGTGTTCGAGCCCGCCGAGGTTACGATCGCCCCCGGAACGACGGTGAAGTGGGTCTGGGAGTCGGACAACCACAACGTCGTCCCGTCGAGCCAGCCCGAAGGTGCCAACTGGCAGGGCACCGACGGCGCCCCGAGCAAGACGTACAACACGGGCCACGAGTACTCCCACACGTTCGAGACGACCGGAACGTACGAGTACTACTGTCAGCCTCACGAGACCGCCGGGATGGTCGGCACCGTCACCGTCCAAGAGGGCGGCGCCTCGACGGGCGGCGGCGGTCCCGCCATCCCGAGCAGCGCGAAGACGCTCGGCGTCGCCACGACGGCGGCGCTGGTGTTCACGCTCGGCCTCGCCTACTTCTTCATGAAGTACGGCGGCGACTACGGACAGGCCGAGTAA
- a CDS encoding M42 family metallopeptidase, whose protein sequence is MDFDFDLLCELTETSGVPGYEDRIRDLVRREFEGVADSVRTDAMGNVVGTVEGDSDYSVAVAAHMDEIGFMVKHVTDDGFLRIDTLGGWDPEVLRAQRVTVHAEEEDLTGVIGSIPTHVKDDDGEFSVDDVTIDLGLPAEEVEARVSVGDLVSMEQTTERIGDNVTGKALDDRVCLFAMLEAAKRIEDPDVTIHFCATVQEELGVRGAPALGVDLDPDLAVALDVTVANDIPAVSKESEYVTELGDGAAIKLKDSSVVTTPKVHRRMRSVAEDRGIDHQLEVLPSGATDTSGFQNTHGAKPVGAISIPTRYLHTVTESVHHADVEATIDLLTAFLDTETGDHDYSL, encoded by the coding sequence ATGGACTTCGACTTCGACCTTCTGTGCGAACTCACCGAGACCAGCGGCGTCCCCGGCTACGAGGACCGGATTCGTGACCTCGTCCGCCGGGAGTTCGAGGGCGTGGCCGACTCGGTTCGGACCGACGCGATGGGCAACGTGGTCGGCACCGTGGAGGGCGACAGCGACTACTCGGTCGCGGTCGCAGCGCACATGGACGAAATCGGCTTCATGGTCAAACACGTCACCGACGACGGTTTCCTCCGAATCGACACGCTCGGCGGGTGGGACCCCGAGGTCCTCCGCGCCCAGCGCGTGACGGTCCACGCCGAGGAGGAGGACCTGACGGGCGTCATCGGGTCGATTCCGACCCACGTCAAGGACGACGACGGGGAGTTCTCGGTGGACGACGTGACCATCGACCTCGGACTACCCGCCGAGGAGGTAGAGGCCCGCGTCTCGGTCGGTGACCTCGTGAGCATGGAACAGACCACCGAGCGAATCGGCGACAACGTGACCGGCAAGGCGCTGGACGACCGGGTCTGTCTGTTCGCCATGCTCGAAGCTGCGAAGCGAATCGAGGACCCCGACGTGACGATTCACTTCTGCGCGACGGTTCAGGAGGAACTGGGCGTCCGCGGCGCGCCCGCGCTCGGCGTGGACCTCGACCCCGACCTCGCAGTCGCGCTCGACGTGACCGTCGCCAACGACATCCCCGCGGTCTCGAAGGAGAGCGAGTACGTCACGGAACTCGGCGACGGCGCGGCGATAAAGCTCAAAGACTCCAGCGTCGTCACGACCCCGAAGGTCCACCGCCGGATGCGCTCGGTCGCCGAGGACCGGGGCATCGACCACCAGTTGGAGGTGCTCCCCTCCGGGGCCACGGACACCTCCGGGTTCCAGAACACCCACGGAGCGAAGCCCGTCGGCGCGATTTCGATTCCGACGCGCTACCTCCACACGGTCACCGAGAGCGTCCACCACGCCGACGTGGAGGCGACCATCGACCTGCTGACCGCCTTCCTCGACACCGAGACGGGCGACCACGACTACAGTCTGTAA
- a CDS encoding glycosyltransferase family 2 protein, producing MYEGNKVGVVVPAYNEQGFVGEVIDSIPQYVDRIYVVDDRSTDGTWREIRDHAERANATADTADTASAAPVAPTVADGGVGASRRVVPIRHEENRGVGGAIKTGYRRASDDGMDVTAVIAGDGQMDPDLLDRLLDPIVEGGADYAKGTRLLDPEFREDMPPFRLFGNQLLTFLTQFASGYWRTTDPQNGYTAISCRALDELDIESLYDDYGFANELLVRLNCHGAEVADVAIPAIYGDEESTIRYRTFVPKLSWLLLSNFCHRLRVQFDSGARTPAVGYALGALGLVAAVLAGVFGSLGLGAGLVIGGYLALGLAIRRDRDHNDGLETRVTDATNE from the coding sequence ATGTACGAAGGAAACAAGGTCGGCGTCGTCGTCCCGGCCTACAACGAACAGGGATTCGTCGGCGAGGTGATCGACAGCATCCCCCAGTACGTCGACCGCATCTACGTGGTAGACGACCGTTCGACGGACGGAACGTGGCGAGAGATACGCGACCACGCCGAGCGGGCGAACGCCACTGCAGACACCGCGGACACCGCATCGGCCGCGCCGGTCGCGCCGACGGTCGCAGACGGCGGCGTCGGGGCCTCGCGCCGCGTGGTCCCGATTCGCCACGAGGAGAACCGTGGCGTCGGCGGTGCTATCAAGACCGGTTACCGACGCGCCAGTGACGACGGGATGGACGTGACAGCCGTGATAGCCGGTGACGGTCAGATGGACCCGGACCTACTCGACAGACTCCTCGACCCCATCGTGGAGGGCGGGGCCGACTACGCCAAGGGAACTCGGCTTCTCGACCCGGAGTTCCGCGAGGACATGCCGCCGTTCCGGCTATTCGGTAACCAGTTGCTCACGTTCTTGACGCAGTTCGCCAGCGGTTACTGGCGCACGACCGACCCGCAGAACGGCTACACCGCTATCTCGTGCCGCGCGCTCGACGAACTCGATATAGAGAGTCTCTACGACGACTACGGCTTCGCCAACGAACTGCTCGTTCGCCTCAACTGCCACGGCGCGGAGGTAGCCGACGTGGCGATTCCGGCCATCTACGGCGACGAGGAGAGTACGATTCGGTATCGGACCTTCGTCCCCAAGTTATCGTGGCTGCTGTTATCGAACTTCTGTCATCGACTCCGCGTCCAGTTCGACTCCGGGGCGCGAACGCCCGCGGTCGGCTACGCGCTCGGCGCACTCGGACTCGTCGCGGCCGTCCTCGCCGGCGTGTTTGGCAGTCTGGGTCTCGGTGCAGGTCTCGTTATCGGCGGCTATCTCGCGCTCGGTCTCGCTATCCGCCGGGACCGCGACCACAACGACGGGTTGGAGACGCGAGTGACCGACGCGACGAACGAGTAG
- a CDS encoding DUF354 domain-containing protein yields the protein MKYLFFTNTPAHVHLYRNAVEELEERGHETLLLARDYGCTLDLLDYYDLPHVVYGELATSKYSLARQLPRHYLTIVRETREYDPDKIFGVGAYAAHAGAVTDTPVVLITDSENTHLDHAISRPFADAYLTPHTFDKDLGEKHHVFRGFKECAYLHPDEYEPRGDIRDRLGVGPDEEFAVVRLNAFGSHHDVGHDGFTPAKRRELVETLADETTVFVSDEGGTMDFSALPARPFDLHPALLHDALSEASLLVADTQTMVTEAALLGTPAIRSNSFVGDDDMGNFAELEREGLIYNLREFDAVAETATRLLADEGVADEWARKREAFLADKVNLTDLVVSVATDSTALRSLPTKRTHERMVREASV from the coding sequence ATGAAGTACCTCTTCTTCACCAACACGCCCGCTCACGTCCACCTCTATCGCAACGCCGTCGAGGAGTTGGAGGAGCGCGGCCACGAGACGCTGTTGCTCGCCCGCGACTACGGTTGCACGCTCGATCTGCTCGACTACTACGACCTCCCCCACGTCGTGTACGGCGAACTGGCGACCAGCAAGTACTCGCTGGCCCGACAGCTTCCGCGCCACTACCTCACCATCGTCCGCGAGACCCGCGAGTACGACCCGGACAAGATATTCGGCGTCGGGGCCTACGCCGCCCACGCCGGTGCGGTCACGGACACGCCCGTCGTCCTCATCACGGACTCGGAGAACACCCACCTCGACCACGCCATCTCGCGGCCCTTCGCCGACGCCTACCTCACGCCCCACACCTTCGACAAGGACCTCGGCGAGAAACACCACGTCTTCCGGGGGTTCAAGGAGTGCGCCTACCTCCACCCCGACGAGTACGAACCCCGTGGCGACATCCGCGACCGACTCGGCGTCGGTCCGGACGAGGAGTTCGCCGTTGTCCGCCTGAACGCCTTCGGGTCCCACCACGACGTGGGTCACGACGGCTTCACGCCCGCGAAGCGCCGGGAACTGGTCGAGACGCTGGCCGACGAGACCACAGTCTTCGTCTCCGATGAGGGCGGGACGATGGACTTCTCGGCGCTCCCCGCCCGACCCTTCGACCTCCACCCCGCCCTGCTCCACGACGCGCTGTCGGAGGCGTCGCTGCTGGTCGCGGACACACAGACGATGGTGACGGAGGCCGCCCTGCTCGGAACGCCCGCGATTCGGTCGAACTCGTTCGTCGGCGACGACGACATGGGGAACTTCGCGGAACTCGAACGCGAGGGACTCATCTACAACCTCCGGGAGTTCGACGCGGTCGCCGAGACCGCGACCCGACTGCTCGCCGACGAGGGCGTCGCCGACGAGTGGGCGCGCAAGCGCGAGGCGTTCCTCGCCGACAAGGTGAACCTGACCGACCTCGTGGTGTCGGTGGCGACCGACTCGACGGCGCTCCGGTCGCTCCCCACCAAGCGGACTCACGAGCGGATGGTCCGCGAAGCGTCCGTCTAA
- a CDS encoding MTH865 family protein — MADEEIEAELREQFTEAFEGADYPVSNPMDLVPALPNGPGTRFEAGDVSFTAMELSTKMSDSQDFPYDDVDSLVGDLIEGLKQKDMI, encoded by the coding sequence ATGGCAGACGAAGAAATCGAAGCCGAACTCCGCGAACAGTTCACCGAGGCGTTCGAAGGTGCGGACTACCCGGTCAGCAACCCGATGGACCTCGTTCCCGCGCTCCCGAACGGACCGGGCACGCGCTTCGAGGCCGGTGACGTGAGCTTCACCGCGATGGAGCTGTCAACGAAGATGTCGGACTCGCAGGACTTCCCCTACGACGACGTGGACTCCCTCGTGGGCGACCTCATCGAGGGTCTGAAGCAGAAGGACATGATTTAG
- a CDS encoding C2H2-type zinc finger protein — protein sequence MTDRPTPTYETDVPPGESPVECPHCGRPLESEQLLVLHEGIDHWERLGDDRREEFRETYRRENDDLRTFRLKLLGLLVVVYFAFLFVYSWQTTDPYSVISLVFV from the coding sequence ATGACCGACCGACCGACACCGACCTACGAGACCGACGTTCCGCCGGGTGAATCGCCCGTCGAGTGTCCCCACTGTGGTCGCCCGCTGGAGAGCGAGCAACTGCTCGTTCTCCACGAGGGCATCGACCACTGGGAGCGACTCGGCGACGACCGCCGCGAGGAGTTCCGCGAGACCTACCGGCGCGAGAACGACGACCTGCGCACCTTCCGTCTGAAGCTGCTCGGGTTGCTCGTCGTCGTGTACTTCGCGTTCCTGTTCGTCTACTCGTGGCAAACCACCGACCCGTACAGCGTCATCTCGCTTGTCTTCGTCTGA
- a CDS encoding DUF7541 family protein — MDEQPGLSDEYRKASPWPLFVAFGLAIFEVGIVWPLFPVAVGGLLLFVGSVVGILRESGYIADPWKGLVTASILCLAVGGAIAYFTTGSIHLRGVAILVGGVIFLFSGIFGSVWQPTAA, encoded by the coding sequence ATGGACGAGCAACCCGGACTGAGCGACGAGTACCGAAAGGCGAGTCCGTGGCCGCTGTTCGTCGCCTTCGGTCTCGCCATCTTCGAGGTCGGCATCGTCTGGCCACTCTTCCCCGTCGCGGTCGGCGGACTCCTCCTGTTCGTCGGGAGCGTCGTCGGCATCCTCCGCGAGTCGGGGTACATCGCCGACCCGTGGAAGGGTCTGGTCACGGCGTCGATACTCTGTCTGGCCGTCGGCGGCGCCATCGCCTACTTCACGACCGGTTCGATACACCTCCGCGGAGTCGCCATCCTCGTCGGCGGCGTCATCTTCCTCTTCAGCGGAATCTTCGGGTCGGTCTGGCAACCGACGGCGGCGTAG
- a CDS encoding DUF6684 family protein, which translates to MATPIFERETWLDITVNIIPLCIIGFFVALFVVKSPWEIEGLTSAIGFALLIVPFVLLTYLTYVAADLIESAESGSE; encoded by the coding sequence ATGGCAACCCCCATCTTCGAACGGGAGACGTGGCTCGACATCACGGTTAACATCATCCCGCTCTGCATCATCGGCTTCTTCGTCGCGCTGTTCGTCGTCAAGTCGCCGTGGGAGATAGAAGGACTGACCTCCGCCATCGGATTCGCGCTGCTCATCGTCCCCTTCGTCCTGCTCACGTACCTGACCTACGTCGCGGCCGACCTCATCGAGTCCGCCGAGTCCGGTTCGGAGTAA